AGTAAGATGGCAGATATAGGAAAATTGGAATATATTGCGGGTGAACTGCGCAGCAAGGCAGGTAAGTTCACCGGGGCTGCGGAAACACTGCGGCAGCAAGCAACACAACTGAACTGGGCTGCGAGCAACCTGGCAAATGGCTCCTGGTCGGGACAGGGCAGCCAGGCTTTCCAGAATGCCTGGAACCTCTATCACTACC
This window of the Ktedonobacteraceae bacterium genome carries:
- a CDS encoding WXG100 family type VII secretion target — translated: MADIGKLEYIAGELRSKAGKFTGAAETLRQQATQLNWAASNLANGSWSGQGSQAFQNAWNLYHYQSILEFFTPFSMAYKDLTH